The following coding sequences lie in one Arachis ipaensis cultivar K30076 chromosome B03, Araip1.1, whole genome shotgun sequence genomic window:
- the LOC107632906 gene encoding peroxiredoxin-2E, chloroplastic-like produces the protein MDVQLNRSISNFPEATFSYLDDTGEVQTTIISDLTKGKKAIIFVVPGAFTPTCLQKHVQQLAKLKAKGVDRIACDAFVMKVWKKDLLKVNDEVLLLSDGNGTFTKAIGCELNLSAATKIQGVQL, from the exons ATGGATGTTCAGCTCAATAG ATCTATCTCAAATTTTCCGGAAGCGACCTTCTCCTACCTAGATGACACCGGCGAGGTTCAAACCACCATCATCTCCGACCTAACGAAGGGCAAAAAAGCCATCATTTTTGTAGTCCCGGGAGCCTTCACACCAACCTGCTTGCAGAAGCACGTTCAACAGTTAGCGAAGCTGAAGGCGAAAGGCGTGGACAGAATCGCATGCGACGCATTCGTGATGAAGGTGTGGAAAAAAGACCTCCTGAAAGTCAACGACGAAGTTCTGTTACTTTCTGACGGTAACGGAACGTTCACGAAGGCCATTGGGTGCGAGTTGAATCTGAGCGCGGCTACCAAGATCCAAGGGGTGCAGCTTTGA